The Pseudodesulfovibrio alkaliphilus sequence GGAGGATTCGAACCCCCGGCCGTCGGCTTAGAAGGCCGATGCTCTATCCAACTGAGCTACTGGCGCACTGGTGGTGTGATACTGGAACGCGTGGCGTGAGGTCAAGGGTTTCGTGCCGCAGTTACGGGCGGTGCGCAGGGCTTCCCTGGCAGGATGGTTCCTGATACAAGGGACGGCGTGGAACCGCTCAAGGATTACGATGCACTCCTTTCCTACATGGACAGCCTCGGGCTGTTCCACATGGAGCTTGGCCTTGGCCGCATGGAGACCTTCTGGGCCGTACGCGGCAGGCCTGGAGTATCCGTGGTCCATGTCATCGGCACCAACGGCAAGGGCTCGACCTCGACCTTTTTCTGTTCCATAGCCAGGACGCATGGCATCAAGGCGGGACTGTTCACCTCGCCCCATTTTGTTTCGCCGCGGGAGCGGGTGCAGATCAACCGTTCCCTCCTCGGACGCGAGCAGTGGGTTGAGCTTGCCAACGAAATTCTTGCCACCCCTGGCGGCGCGGCCCTAACCTATTTCGAGTTTCAGACCTGTCTGGCCATGCTCGCCTTTGAAAGAAAGAATGTCGAGATTGCGGTGATGGAGGCAGGACTCGGCGGCCGATTTGATGCCACCACGGTCTTTTCGCCGCGCCTGACCCTGTTCACTCCCATTGCCATGGATCACGAAAAAATCCTCGGCCCGACACTGCGGGACATTGCCAGGGACAAGGCCGGAGCCATCCATCCCGGATCTGTGGCCGTAACCGGCCCGCAGCGCACCGAAGCAATGGCCGAACTTGCCGAGCGGGCTGAGTCCGTGGGCGCACGCCTGATACTCGCCTCGGACGTTGCCGACCCGGTGGTCGATGGTCGCCTCGGGCTCTCCGGGCCGCACCAGCGGGAAAACGCCCGCCTTGCCTTGGCCGGATGGCGCGTATTTGCCGCCATGGCCGCCATCCGCAGCGAGGCCGATGCCGAGCGCTTTGGGTTGGAGTCGGCATTTGTTCCCGGCAGGATGCAGCGAGTGATTGTCGGCGGCCGCAGCATCATTCTCGACGGCGCACACAACACGCACGCCCTGACCGCCCTGGGCGAAGCCCTGAAAACAGAAAACATCAAGCCGGCATCCGTAGTTTTCACCTGCCTGGCTGACAAAGACGCCTCGGCCATGCTGCCGCTGGTGCGGGCGCTGACGGATGGGCCGGTGCTGGTGCCGGGCCTGGAAAACGAACGAGCCGGAGATGCGACGCGTATCGCCTCGGAAATGGGCGGCGACGCACGGGCCATGCCGAACCTGGATCAAGCCCTGAAAACTGCGCTGGCACTGGGAACCGAGGCAAAGGGGCCGGTGCTTGTCTGCGGCTCCTTGTACTTGCTCGGCGAGTTTTATAATATCTACCCGGAATTTTTGACTAAATAGCATCGAGATTATCATGAGCACGTTGTTTCGCCACCTCCCGTCCGTAGCCCAGGCCCTCGAGGCGCTTGAAGTCGACCCGGACATCTCCCAATTTCCGCGCCAGTTGGTCAAGGAACAGGTCAACGCATTCCTGGATCTTTGCCGCGAGGAGATCCGCACGGGCATCATCGCCGATGCGGCCGCCCTGACTCTTGACGCCCTTCTGCCGCGCTTGGCCGCCTTTGTGCGCAGCGCCTCAAGGCCCCATTTCCGCCGGGTCCTCAATGCCACGGGCGTGGTCATCCACACCAATCTCGGCCGCTCCATCCTGGCCCGGTCAGCCGTCGAGGCCGTTGCCCATGCCTGCGCCCACTACTCCAACTGCGAGTTCGACCTGGGCTCGGGCAAACGGGGCAGTCGCTACAGCCATGTGGAAAAAATCCTCTGCGACATAACCGGAGCCGAGGCCGCGCTGGTGGTCAACAACAATGCGGCCGCCGTACTCATCATGCTTGAAACCCTGGCCCGGGGGCGCGAGGTCATCGTTTCGCGAGGCCAGTTGGTGGAGATCGGCGGTTCGTTTCGCATCCCTGACGTGATGGCCAAGTCTGGCGCGGTCCTGCGCGAGGTGGGGGCCACCAATCGTACCCATGTCCATGATTATGAGCAGGCCATCGGCGATGAGACCGCAGCGCTGATGCGCGTCCACACCTCGAATTTTCGCATGGTCGGCTTCACCCGTGAGGTGAGCCTGCCCGAGATGCGCCTCCTTGGCGACAGATACGGTCTGCCGGTCCTTGAGGATCTGGGCAGCGGCACCCTCTGCGATCTGGCTGGCGAGGGATTGCCGGGCGAGCCCACGGTGCAGCAGGTGGTGGCCCAGGGTGCGGATGTGGTCTCCTTCTCCGGGGACAAGGCGCTGGGAGGCCCCCAGGCGGGCATCATTGTCGGACGCAAGGAATACGTGGACCGCATCAAGCAAAACCCCCTGAACCGGGCCGTGCGAATCGACAAGATGACCCTGGCCGCGTTGGAGGCCACCCTGCGCCTCTACCTCGACATGGAAACCGCCCGGCGCGAGGTGCCGACCCTGCGCATGATCACGGCCTCGCAGGACTCCCTGCGCAGCAAAGCGCGCAGACTGGCCGAGGCAGTACGGACCGAGCTTGGAGATTCAGCCCAGGTGACCTTGCGCAAGGGCTTCTCGCGAGTTGGCGGCGGCGCATTCCCGGAATACGACCTGCCCGGCACCCTGGTTTCGGTGAACCTGCCCGGCATGTCTGCAGAGTCCCTGCGCGTGGCATTGCTCGGGACCGACCCGCCGCTGGTGGCTCGCATTGAAGACGACGCCCTCCAGCTCGACCCGCGCACCCTGACCTCAAGCGAACTCAAACTGACGGCCGAGGCGCTGCGCCAAGCCGTGGACACCATAAAGGACAAGGCATGAGCAAGAAAATCGCGAAACTCGAATATGAACCGAAATCGGCTTGGGAGGTCTATGCCTCCGGCAAGGACATCAAGGCCATGGACGCCATGGCCGAGAGGTATGTGGATTTCCTGAGCCGGTGCAAGACCGAACGGTTGGTCATGGACCATGTCAGGGCCCAGGTCGAAGCCGCCGGGTTCGTGGACGACCTGGCTGCCCCGCTTGCCTATCGCTTCAACCGCAACAAGACCTGCTTTCTGGCGCGCAAGGGCAGACGCCCCTTGAGCCAGGGATTCCGACTGGTGGGGGCCCACGGCGACTGCCCGCGGCTGGACCTCAAGCAACGGCCTCTTTATGAGGATACGGACATCTGCCTTGCCAAGACCCACTACTACGGTGGCATCCGCAAGTACCAGTGGTTGACCATCCCCCTGGCCCTGCACGGTACTGTGGTCAAAAAAAGCGGCGAAGCGGTCGCCGTGTGCATCGGCGAGGATTCGGCCGACCCGGTTTTCACCATCACCGACCTGCTGCCGCACCTGGCCTACAAGGAAGTGGAAAAAAAGGTGGCCGACGCCTTTGACGCCGAAAAACTGAACCTTATCATGGGCCAATCGCCCGCAGCCAAACAGGGAAAAGACGGCGAAGCGGTCAAGGAGCCAGTGAAACGCAAGGTTCTGGAACTGCTCAACAAGCGCTACGGCATCGACGAAGCCGACTTTTTCAGCGCCGAGATGCAGGCTGTGCCAGCCGGACCGGCCCGGTTCGTGGGCCTTGATCGCAGCATCATCGGCGGCTACGGCCAGGACGACCGTTCCAGCGTCTTCTGCGCCCTTGAAGCCTTGTTGGCCGAGCCTGACCCGGAATACGCACAAATCATACTCTTTTGGGACAAGGAGGAGATCGGCTCCGAGGGAGCCACCGGAGCCAACTCACGCTTTTTTGAAAACTGCATGGAGGAGCTGGTGGAGGCGTGGGAGCCGGGGGCTCGGCTGTCGAGCGTCCTTTCGGGCGGTTCGGCCCTGTCCGCGGATGTGTCCGCCGCCATGGACCCTGACCACAAGGATGTCTATGAGCCGCTGAACGCGGCCCGCCTGGGCTACGGCCCGTGCTTCAACAAGTTCACCGGCCATCGCGGCAAGGTGGGCGCCAACGACGCCCACCCGGACTTCATCGGCTGGCTGCGGCGCATCCTCGACGACGCGGACATCCCCTGGCACATGTCGGAGCTGGGCAAGGTGGACGTGGGCGGCGGCGGCACTGTGGCCAAGTTCCTGGCCGTCTACGGCATGGATGTCATCGACGTGGGCGTACCCGTGCTCTCCATGCACTCCCCCTTCGAGCTTTCGGCCAAGGTGGACATTTACGCCTGCACCCTGGCCTTCAGGGAATTTTTGAAGCAGTAGGGGCGCGTCGAGAAAGCCTCCCTCGCTTCATTGCCCCGTGAATCAGTTCCCATGAACGAAAGAACATGACCGGACCTGATTCATGGGGGTGCGTTCGCGACCGTTTTGCCGGACACGCAGGATGCTACCGGCCCCTCATGGCCTCCACTCCCTCGACCGGGATGGAGGTGCGTGCGCTGATCTCGTCGATGGTCAGCCCCTGGGCCAGCAGCCGGCGTACCAGCACGGGCAGCGGTTCGGCCACCTCGACCACATGGCCGTCAGGATCGTGCAGCCGGAAAGCCCGTTGGCCCCATGGCGCGGTCTGAACCGGGTGGACGATGTCCTTCCAGAGACCGCCCACGCGGGCATAGTCGTCTTCCAGGGTCTCGCTTTCAAAATACAGCTCGAAATTGCCCTGCCCCAATGCCGCCGGGGGTTGCCGGGCACCCTCATAAATCACTTGGGTTGCCAGGTCCGCTTGCCAGATGGAGAACCCACCGGCAAAGGCGACGTGGGCACCATGGTCGGCCAGCACCTCCTGACCGAGGATCTCCTGATAAAAGGTGCGCGAGGCGTTGATGTCGGCCACCAGCAGAGAGGGGCCTGCAAAGATCATGGGCATGGAGTACTCCTGGTGTCATATCCGGTGAAGTGCTTGCGTTGTTGAGGACTTCGCCGTTTTTGTCTATCGTGCTATGCGGATACCAGAAACATCGGGAGCACGAAAGAGGGAAGGACCGCATGCCTGTCATCATGGGAACCGCCGGACACATCGACCACGGCAAGACCACGCTCATCAAGGCCCTCACGGGCATCGACTGCGACCGCCTCTCGGAAGAGAAAAAGCGGGGCATTACCATCGAGCTCGGCTTCGCCTTTCTTGATCTCAAAACCAGGGAAGGCGCGGAAACCGAGACCGGACAGGATGACGAATCCAGACTCGGCATTGTGGACGTTCCGGGTCACGAGAGATTCGTCAAGAACATGGTGGCCGGAGCCACGGGTGTGGACTTTGTCATGCTGGTCATCGCCGCCGACGAGGGCATCATGCCCCAAACCAGGGAGCACCTCGAAATATGCCAGCTCCTTGGCGTAAACTCCGGCCTGGTAGCCCTGACCAAGACCGACATGGTGGACGAGGAATGGCTTGAGATGGTCAAGGACGAGGTGGCGGTCTGGCTTGAACCCACCTTCCTTGGCAATGCGCCCGTGGTGCCCGTATCGAGCCACACCGGCCAGGGACTCGACGAACTGAAGGACGCCCTGCGCACTCTGATGGCAGGGTTCACCCCCGGACGACGCTCGGACCTCTTCCGGCTGCCCGTGGACCGCGTCTTCACCATGAAGGGGCACGGAACCGTAGTCACCGGCACCATGATTTCCGGGTCCCTTTCGGTGGGGGAGGAAGTCCGGCTCTATCCGGGCGATGTCCGGTCCAAAGTGCGCAGCCTGCAATCCCACGGGGCCACAGTGCAGACAGCCCGGGCCGGACGAAGGACGGCCGCGAACCTGCAGGGGCTTGAAGTGGACGACATCCGGCGCGGCGATGTGCTGGCCCGGCCCGATACGCTCTTTCCGGCCCAGGTCTGGGACATGGAACTGACCATGCTCGAATCCTCGCGACGCCCGCTCAAACACCGCAAGGAAGTCCACTTTCACCACGGCGCCCGCGAGGTGCTGGCGCGGATATATCTGCTTGACCGTGACGAACTCAAGCCCGGAGAGACCGCCGTGTGCCAGGTGCGGTTTATTGAGCCTTTGGCCGGGGTTTACGGCGACCGCGTGGTCTTGCGCTCGTTCTCGCCGCTTCGCGCCTTTGCCGGGGGCCGGGTCATCGGCCCGCGAGGGCACAAGGTCAAACGCTTTTCCCCTCAGGTGGAGGCACTGGCCGCCCTGGCCCATGAATCGGCCGAGGTGGTGGCCGAGGCCCAGCTGGAGCTGGCCGGACCGCAGGGGCTCTCCTGGAGCGAACTCTTGATTATGACCAACCTCGAAACCAAGGCCCTGGAAAAAACTCTCGGCGTTCTCGGAGGCCAGCAGAAAGCCATTCTCTTCGATCGCGAAGCGAGACGATACGCGGGCGGGAGACTGGTCCAGGAGTTGACGGACGGGTTGCTCGACTGGCTGGCCGCTTTTCACCGCAAGGATTCCATGAAGCCCGGCGTTCAGCGCGGCGAGCTGGGGTCGTCCTGGGGCAAGAGAATGCCGCCGAAGCTCTTTCACTTCATCCTTGAGCGCTTGCTCAGGAAGGGAGATGTGGTGGCCGAGCAGGAGCTGCTGCGGCTCAAGGACCACGCCGTGTCCCTTGCTTCGGATCAGGAGGCGGTGTGCACGGCCCTTGAGGCGGCCTTCCGCGAGGGGGGCGCCACCCCGCCCAATCTCAAGGACGTGCTTGAACCGCTGGGGCTGACCGCCAGACAGGCCGCGCCCGTGCTCAAGCTGCTTCAGGACCGGGGCGAGCTTGTGCGGGTCAAGGATGACATGTACTATTGCGGCTCGGCACTGGACAGCATCAGGACGGCCATCGTCGGCTTCTTCGAGACGCACACCGAGATGTCCGCCCCTGATTTCAAGGAGTTGACCGGCCTTTCGCGCAAGTACCTGATTCCGGTGCTTGAATACTTCGACAAGGAGAAGCTCACGGTGCGCGTGGGCGATGTCCGCCATTTTCGCAAACGCTCTTGACACGGTCCGGGAGGCAACTTACGCCATGCTCATGGCCAAAAAACACCTGATTCGCGGCGTCTGCATTCTGCTTATGCCCCTTGTGCTGGTCGCCTGCGC is a genomic window containing:
- a CDS encoding bifunctional folylpolyglutamate synthase/dihydrofolate synthase, which encodes MEPLKDYDALLSYMDSLGLFHMELGLGRMETFWAVRGRPGVSVVHVIGTNGKGSTSTFFCSIARTHGIKAGLFTSPHFVSPRERVQINRSLLGREQWVELANEILATPGGAALTYFEFQTCLAMLAFERKNVEIAVMEAGLGGRFDATTVFSPRLTLFTPIAMDHEKILGPTLRDIARDKAGAIHPGSVAVTGPQRTEAMAELAERAESVGARLILASDVADPVVDGRLGLSGPHQRENARLALAGWRVFAAMAAIRSEADAERFGLESAFVPGRMQRVIVGGRSIILDGAHNTHALTALGEALKTENIKPASVVFTCLADKDASAMLPLVRALTDGPVLVPGLENERAGDATRIASEMGGDARAMPNLDQALKTALALGTEAKGPVLVCGSLYLLGEFYNIYPEFLTK
- the selA gene encoding L-seryl-tRNA(Sec) selenium transferase; its protein translation is MSTLFRHLPSVAQALEALEVDPDISQFPRQLVKEQVNAFLDLCREEIRTGIIADAAALTLDALLPRLAAFVRSASRPHFRRVLNATGVVIHTNLGRSILARSAVEAVAHACAHYSNCEFDLGSGKRGSRYSHVEKILCDITGAEAALVVNNNAAAVLIMLETLARGREVIVSRGQLVEIGGSFRIPDVMAKSGAVLREVGATNRTHVHDYEQAIGDETAALMRVHTSNFRMVGFTREVSLPEMRLLGDRYGLPVLEDLGSGTLCDLAGEGLPGEPTVQQVVAQGADVVSFSGDKALGGPQAGIIVGRKEYVDRIKQNPLNRAVRIDKMTLAALEATLRLYLDMETARREVPTLRMITASQDSLRSKARRLAEAVRTELGDSAQVTLRKGFSRVGGGAFPEYDLPGTLVSVNLPGMSAESLRVALLGTDPPLVARIEDDALQLDPRTLTSSELKLTAEALRQAVDTIKDKA
- a CDS encoding aminopeptidase is translated as MSKKIAKLEYEPKSAWEVYASGKDIKAMDAMAERYVDFLSRCKTERLVMDHVRAQVEAAGFVDDLAAPLAYRFNRNKTCFLARKGRRPLSQGFRLVGAHGDCPRLDLKQRPLYEDTDICLAKTHYYGGIRKYQWLTIPLALHGTVVKKSGEAVAVCIGEDSADPVFTITDLLPHLAYKEVEKKVADAFDAEKLNLIMGQSPAAKQGKDGEAVKEPVKRKVLELLNKRYGIDEADFFSAEMQAVPAGPARFVGLDRSIIGGYGQDDRSSVFCALEALLAEPDPEYAQIILFWDKEEIGSEGATGANSRFFENCMEELVEAWEPGARLSSVLSGGSALSADVSAAMDPDHKDVYEPLNAARLGYGPCFNKFTGHRGKVGANDAHPDFIGWLRRILDDADIPWHMSELGKVDVGGGGTVAKFLAVYGMDVIDVGVPVLSMHSPFELSAKVDIYACTLAFREFLKQ
- a CDS encoding VOC family protein, with protein sequence MPMIFAGPSLLVADINASRTFYQEILGQEVLADHGAHVAFAGGFSIWQADLATQVIYEGARQPPAALGQGNFELYFESETLEDDYARVGGLWKDIVHPVQTAPWGQRAFRLHDPDGHVVEVAEPLPVLVRRLLAQGLTIDEISARTSIPVEGVEAMRGR
- the selB gene encoding selenocysteine-specific translation elongation factor; translation: MPVIMGTAGHIDHGKTTLIKALTGIDCDRLSEEKKRGITIELGFAFLDLKTREGAETETGQDDESRLGIVDVPGHERFVKNMVAGATGVDFVMLVIAADEGIMPQTREHLEICQLLGVNSGLVALTKTDMVDEEWLEMVKDEVAVWLEPTFLGNAPVVPVSSHTGQGLDELKDALRTLMAGFTPGRRSDLFRLPVDRVFTMKGHGTVVTGTMISGSLSVGEEVRLYPGDVRSKVRSLQSHGATVQTARAGRRTAANLQGLEVDDIRRGDVLARPDTLFPAQVWDMELTMLESSRRPLKHRKEVHFHHGAREVLARIYLLDRDELKPGETAVCQVRFIEPLAGVYGDRVVLRSFSPLRAFAGGRVIGPRGHKVKRFSPQVEALAALAHESAEVVAEAQLELAGPQGLSWSELLIMTNLETKALEKTLGVLGGQQKAILFDREARRYAGGRLVQELTDGLLDWLAAFHRKDSMKPGVQRGELGSSWGKRMPPKLFHFILERLLRKGDVVAEQELLRLKDHAVSLASDQEAVCTALEAAFREGGATPPNLKDVLEPLGLTARQAAPVLKLLQDRGELVRVKDDMYYCGSALDSIRTAIVGFFETHTEMSAPDFKELTGLSRKYLIPVLEYFDKEKLTVRVGDVRHFRKRS